From a region of the Latilactobacillus sakei genome:
- a CDS encoding hydrolase TatD has product MQIFDSHTHLNDTPYAGQEADFIQQAADLGVTEMAIVGSDTVLNDGALRLAQQYKALSAIIGWHPESAKDYTKVQEAQLIAQLQLPEVVALGEIGLDYHWDTSPRDVQRTVFERQIEIAKSLHMPISVHTRDALEDTYQILKETDVRDCGGIIHSFNGDSEWLKRFMDLGMQISFSGVVSFKNAREVHEAAKLCPLDVMLVETDAPYLTPTPYRGKQNQPGYTRYVVEAIAKLREVAPEEIAAATYANAHRIFKLGAI; this is encoded by the coding sequence ATGCAGATATTTGATTCACATACGCATTTAAACGATACGCCATATGCCGGTCAAGAAGCCGACTTTATCCAACAGGCCGCTGACCTAGGGGTTACGGAGATGGCAATTGTGGGTTCTGATACGGTCTTAAATGACGGTGCGCTACGTTTAGCACAACAATACAAAGCGTTATCGGCTATTATTGGTTGGCATCCAGAATCAGCAAAAGATTATACAAAGGTTCAAGAAGCACAATTAATTGCACAATTACAGTTACCAGAAGTAGTTGCGCTAGGTGAAATTGGCTTGGACTATCACTGGGACACGTCACCAAGAGACGTGCAACGAACTGTTTTTGAACGCCAAATTGAAATCGCCAAGTCCCTCCATATGCCAATTTCAGTGCATACGCGGGATGCTTTGGAAGATACCTACCAGATTTTAAAGGAAACAGATGTCCGTGATTGCGGTGGGATTATCCATAGTTTTAACGGTGATTCTGAATGGTTGAAACGGTTTATGGATCTTGGGATGCAAATTTCATTTAGTGGGGTGGTCAGTTTCAAGAATGCGCGTGAAGTGCATGAAGCAGCCAAACTATGCCCATTAGATGTGATGTTAGTTGAAACAGATGCCCCTTACTTAACACCCACGCCTTATCGTGGTAAGCAAAATCAACCAGGCTATACGCGCTATGTGGTTGAGGCAATTGCCAAGTTAAGAGAGGTCGCACCAGAAGAAATTGCGGCAGCGACGTATGCAAATGCGCACCGTATTTTTAAGTTAGGAGCAATATGA
- a CDS encoding N-acetylmannosamine-6-phosphate 2-epimerase: MANHFLETTKGQLIISCQALADEPLHSSFIMARMAKAAYEAGASAIRSNSVVDVQAIMDTVPLPIIGLDKVDYPDAPIYITPTLKEMRGIAATGAAVVACDVTGRPRPHGEQLATIVETMRTEYPGTLLMADTASLDDVKEANRLGFDIIGTTMYGYTPATEGCNIADNDFDYLKKVLALSQAPVIAEGKIDTPEKAAAVLKLGCHSVVVGSSITRPQLIAKHYVDAIQVK, translated from the coding sequence ATGGCAAATCATTTCTTGGAAACGACTAAAGGGCAACTCATTATCTCGTGTCAGGCATTAGCAGATGAACCACTCCATAGTTCATTTATCATGGCACGGATGGCAAAGGCGGCTTATGAAGCGGGTGCCAGTGCTATCCGGTCGAATTCTGTTGTGGATGTGCAAGCGATTATGGATACCGTACCACTGCCCATAATTGGTTTAGATAAGGTCGATTACCCGGATGCGCCAATCTATATCACACCAACGCTGAAGGAAATGCGGGGAATCGCAGCGACTGGTGCAGCGGTTGTGGCTTGCGATGTCACTGGGCGCCCACGGCCGCACGGGGAACAATTAGCAACGATTGTCGAAACCATGCGGACGGAATATCCTGGGACACTATTAATGGCTGATACAGCCAGTCTTGATGATGTGAAAGAAGCTAACCGATTGGGCTTTGACATTATCGGCACAACGATGTATGGCTATACACCAGCAACGGAAGGTTGTAATATTGCCGATAACGATTTCGACTACTTGAAAAAGGTCTTGGCGCTATCTCAAGCACCAGTGATTGCAGAAGGTAAAATCGATACTCCTGAAAAGGCAGCCGCGGTTCTTAAACTCGGTTGTCATAGCGTTGTCGTGGGTTCAAGTATCACACGTCCGCAGTTGATTGCTAAGCATTATGTCGATGCGATTCAAGTTAAATAA
- a CDS encoding pur operon repressor codes for MKVRRSDRLIDMTRYLLERPHTLIPLTFFSNRYESAKSSISEDLSIVKRTFFNRGTGILETVPGAAGGVRYMPMIKQDEAEEFIAEMAERLSENDRLLPGGYVYLSDLLGRPEVLRQVGRLIANQYVGKEVTAVMTVATKGIPIAQSVAMFLNVPFVIVRRDSKITEGSTVSVNYVSGSSARIEKMELSKRSLPENSKVLIVDDFMKGGGTVNGMKSLIEEFDSEMVGISVFAESVFEGNRMVDDYTSILKVDKVDIENKALSVSAGNYLTKNAEQLS; via the coding sequence ATGAAAGTTAGAAGAAGTGATCGCTTAATTGATATGACCCGGTACTTGTTGGAAAGACCACATACGTTAATTCCACTGACGTTTTTCTCAAATCGTTACGAATCAGCTAAATCGTCTATTAGTGAAGATTTATCAATCGTCAAACGGACCTTTTTCAATCGCGGGACGGGGATTTTAGAAACGGTTCCCGGCGCTGCTGGTGGTGTGCGTTACATGCCGATGATTAAACAAGATGAAGCGGAAGAATTTATTGCTGAAATGGCTGAACGTTTATCTGAAAACGACCGGCTACTACCTGGGGGTTACGTTTATCTATCAGATTTACTGGGCCGCCCAGAAGTTCTTCGTCAAGTTGGTCGATTAATTGCCAACCAATACGTTGGCAAAGAAGTAACAGCGGTCATGACAGTGGCCACCAAAGGGATTCCAATTGCGCAGAGCGTTGCGATGTTCCTAAATGTCCCATTTGTCATTGTGCGCCGGGATTCTAAGATCACTGAAGGCTCAACAGTCAGTGTGAACTATGTTTCTGGTTCCTCAGCACGAATCGAGAAGATGGAACTTTCAAAACGGAGTTTACCAGAGAACTCAAAAGTCTTGATTGTCGATGATTTCATGAAAGGCGGCGGCACAGTTAACGGGATGAAGAGCTTAATTGAAGAATTCGATTCTGAAATGGTTGGTATTTCCGTATTCGCCGAATCAGTCTTCGAAGGGAACCGTATGGTTGATGATTACACATCCATCTTGAAGGTTGATAAAGTCGATATTGAAAACAAGGCACTGAGCGTTAGCGCTGGTAATTATTTAACGAAAAACGCAGAACAACTTTCTTAA
- a CDS encoding dihydroxyacetone kinase transcriptional activator DhaS, whose translation MSAVIQKEIATAFKTLMVDTPFKQISVTLIMTTAGIRRQTFYDYFPDKYALLTWIYDQEIGEYIADHLTYPHWTILLEQLLTYFERNRVFYQNAITINGQNSFETHFNQHLHRLVQIIIDDLTQLHQLTLSPTYQQFLLDYLSGAIIAYTANWLRTEQPQSIQQVSTALQTTLTDTINGLLLRTGHLTTKKRV comes from the coding sequence ATGTCTGCCGTCATCCAAAAGGAAATTGCTACAGCATTTAAAACACTGATGGTTGATACGCCATTCAAACAAATTAGCGTGACACTCATTATGACCACCGCTGGCATTCGCCGCCAAACCTTTTATGATTATTTTCCGGATAAGTATGCGTTACTGACTTGGATTTACGATCAAGAAATCGGTGAATACATTGCCGATCATCTGACGTATCCCCATTGGACGATTCTCTTAGAACAATTACTCACCTATTTTGAACGTAATCGGGTGTTCTATCAAAATGCGATTACGATTAACGGGCAGAATTCATTTGAAACCCACTTTAATCAGCATTTACATCGGTTAGTGCAAATTATCATTGATGATTTGACCCAGTTACACCAACTGACGTTATCCCCAACTTATCAACAATTTCTATTAGATTACCTATCAGGTGCCATTATCGCTTATACTGCCAACTGGTTACGCACAGAGCAGCCACAATCCATCCAACAAGTCAGCACCGCTTTACAAACCACGTTAACCGATACGATTAATGGTCTGCTATTGCGCACTGGCCATTTAACTACCAAAAAAAGAGTATGA
- the rnmV gene encoding ribonuclease M5 has product MKKTIQEVIVVEGRDDTKRLREVFPDVDTIETRGSAINDEIVEKIALAQEKRGVIVFTDPDFHGEKIRKIISQNVPGVEHAFLPRSEAKPEKMGGSLGIEHAKPAAIKQALENLLTQDEDAVEQISQSDLLVAGLIAGPSAKARRERLGEVLHIGYTNSKQLYKRLKMFQVSQDEFGAALRQINEELGD; this is encoded by the coding sequence ATGAAAAAAACGATTCAAGAAGTCATCGTTGTTGAAGGGCGCGATGATACCAAACGATTAAGAGAAGTATTTCCAGATGTTGATACGATTGAAACCCGCGGATCAGCAATTAACGATGAGATTGTCGAAAAAATTGCATTAGCCCAAGAAAAACGTGGCGTGATTGTCTTCACCGATCCCGATTTTCATGGCGAAAAAATTCGTAAGATTATTTCACAAAATGTGCCGGGTGTTGAACACGCCTTTTTACCCCGTTCAGAAGCTAAGCCCGAAAAAATGGGTGGTAGCTTAGGGATTGAGCACGCAAAACCCGCGGCAATTAAACAGGCATTAGAAAATTTATTGACGCAAGATGAAGATGCAGTCGAACAAATTAGTCAGTCTGATCTATTGGTGGCCGGCTTGATTGCTGGTCCGTCTGCTAAAGCCCGCCGTGAGCGTTTAGGGGAAGTCTTGCATATTGGTTACACGAATAGTAAGCAACTGTATAAACGCCTTAAAATGTTCCAGGTGAGCCAAGACGAATTTGGCGCAGCACTAAGACAAATTAACGAAGAATTAGGAGACTAA
- a CDS encoding bifunctional UDP-N-acetylglucosamine diphosphorylase/glucosamine-1-phosphate N-acetyltransferase GlmU, giving the protein MVNKNAIILAAGKGTRMKSKLYKVLHEVCGRPMVDHVLTEVEKTAPATVVTIVGHGAEKVKDYLGDRSQYALQAEQLGTGHAVLQAEDLLKDQDGITIVVSGDTPLLTAGTFEKLFAYHHDKGAKATILTATAPDPTGYGRIIRNDIGIVEKIVEQKDTNDKEAAVNEINTGVYCFDNKTLFQALHEVTNENAQGEYYLTDVVEILKKKGEIVAAYKMPNFEESMGVNDRVALSQATKVMRQRINTAHMRNGVTLIDPESTYIEVGVEIGNDTIIEPNVVLKGNTTIGSDCFIGAGSTIIDSTIEDNIQITSSTIESAIMHTGSNIGPNSHLRPNAEIGVDVHVGNFCEVKNAKIGDRTKIGHLSYVGDATLGTDINVGCGVVFVNYDGVAKHHANVGSHVFIGSNSNIVAPVEIADHTFIAAGSTITDDVPEKAMAIARARQTNKENYWAKLPVANDEEWQ; this is encoded by the coding sequence ATGGTCAATAAAAATGCAATTATTTTAGCAGCGGGTAAAGGTACTCGCATGAAGTCAAAATTATACAAGGTATTGCACGAAGTTTGCGGTCGACCAATGGTGGACCACGTGTTAACCGAAGTTGAAAAAACAGCACCTGCAACAGTTGTTACCATTGTGGGACATGGCGCAGAAAAGGTGAAGGATTATTTAGGTGATCGTTCACAATATGCCTTACAAGCAGAACAACTAGGAACAGGCCACGCGGTTTTACAAGCTGAAGATTTATTGAAAGACCAAGATGGCATTACAATTGTGGTCAGTGGGGATACACCGTTATTAACAGCTGGCACTTTTGAAAAGCTATTTGCTTACCATCATGATAAGGGTGCTAAAGCAACCATCTTAACTGCAACCGCACCAGATCCAACTGGCTATGGCCGGATTATTCGTAACGATATTGGTATCGTTGAAAAAATCGTTGAACAAAAAGATACAAATGATAAAGAAGCTGCTGTTAATGAAATTAACACAGGTGTTTACTGTTTTGACAACAAGACACTTTTCCAAGCACTTCATGAAGTCACAAATGAAAATGCCCAAGGTGAATACTACCTGACAGACGTGGTTGAAATCTTGAAGAAAAAAGGCGAAATTGTCGCAGCTTACAAGATGCCGAACTTCGAAGAATCAATGGGGGTTAATGACCGTGTTGCCCTATCACAAGCTACAAAAGTAATGCGTCAACGGATTAACACAGCACATATGCGAAACGGTGTTACATTGATTGATCCAGAAAGTACTTATATCGAAGTCGGTGTTGAAATCGGCAATGATACAATCATTGAACCCAATGTTGTCTTAAAAGGTAACACGACGATTGGTTCAGACTGTTTCATTGGTGCAGGTTCAACCATTATTGATTCAACAATTGAAGATAATATTCAAATCACAAGTTCAACTATTGAATCAGCAATCATGCACACTGGTTCAAATATTGGGCCTAACAGCCATTTGCGTCCTAATGCTGAGATCGGCGTGGATGTACACGTGGGGAACTTCTGTGAAGTTAAAAACGCTAAAATTGGCGACCGGACAAAGATTGGCCACTTAAGTTATGTGGGCGATGCAACACTGGGCACGGACATTAATGTTGGCTGTGGCGTTGTCTTCGTTAACTACGACGGTGTGGCTAAACATCACGCCAACGTTGGTAGTCACGTCTTTATCGGTAGCAACTCAAACATTGTGGCCCCAGTTGAAATTGCGGATCATACATTTATCGCAGCTGGCTCAACCATTACGGATGATGTGCCCGAAAAAGCAATGGCCATCGCTCGTGCCCGTCAAACAAACAAAGAAAACTACTGGGCCAAACTACCAGTCGCAAATGACGAAGAATGGCAATAG
- a CDS encoding 4-(cytidine 5'-diphospho)-2-C-methyl-D-erythritol kinase, producing the protein MQLIEKAPAKINLSLDALYQHTDGEFEWQMIMTSIDLADYVQITLQDSPKIEVRTSKGYLPEDKRNLAYQAAQLLRQRFGIQTGAIIEIDKHIPVAAGLGGGSSDAAAVLRGLNQLWHLGLTKAELAHIGLSIDSDVPYCVYSETALVTGKGDQIQPLGDLPNFWMVVVKPEVSVSTPRILHALNCDQITDRPQTNQLLAGIQQQDAQQMTTAMANVLTPITNQRYPQIDYLMQRLTAFGAEKAQMSGSGPTVFGICRQYSRAQRIYNSMSGFCREVYLVQPLKTKNH; encoded by the coding sequence ATGCAATTGATTGAAAAGGCACCTGCGAAGATTAATTTAAGTTTAGATGCACTTTATCAGCATACTGATGGGGAATTCGAATGGCAGATGATAATGACGTCAATCGACCTTGCGGATTATGTCCAAATTACGTTACAAGACTCACCAAAAATTGAAGTTAGAACCTCTAAAGGTTATTTACCAGAAGACAAGCGGAACTTAGCGTATCAGGCGGCACAATTATTGCGCCAGCGGTTTGGTATTCAAACGGGGGCCATCATTGAAATCGATAAACACATTCCAGTAGCTGCCGGTCTAGGTGGTGGCAGTTCAGATGCGGCTGCAGTATTACGGGGGTTAAATCAATTATGGCACCTAGGTCTTACTAAAGCCGAGTTAGCACATATCGGCTTATCAATTGATTCAGATGTGCCATATTGTGTTTACAGTGAAACGGCACTAGTAACGGGTAAGGGTGATCAAATTCAACCGTTGGGGGATTTACCCAACTTTTGGATGGTCGTTGTTAAACCCGAAGTAAGTGTCTCAACACCACGGATCTTACACGCCTTAAATTGTGACCAGATTACTGATCGGCCCCAAACTAATCAACTCTTAGCGGGCATTCAACAACAAGACGCACAGCAAATGACCACTGCAATGGCCAATGTCTTAACCCCAATCACAAACCAACGTTATCCACAAATTGATTATTTAATGCAGCGCTTGACTGCATTTGGCGCAGAAAAAGCGCAGATGAGCGGTAGTGGTCCAACCGTTTTTGGCATTTGTCGGCAGTATTCACGGGCGCAACGCATTTATAACAGTATGTCCGGATTTTGTCGTGAAGTTTACCTGGTCCAACCATTAAAAACTAAAAATCATTAA
- a CDS encoding MarR family transcriptional regulator, with protein MGMIVEDSQLLDEYVEIYMSAIKYVEDLVSQPTKAYKLSFEQFLIMKEIAEDSSVSLIDIAKKRGVTRGAISRQIRVLLKLDYISQSTDPSDRRRLILNLTPSGQQTVSELLPKVQERFSSWMMAFGKENAKQMLFLMNEFRQKVMAEEN; from the coding sequence GTGGGAATGATTGTGGAAGATAGTCAATTATTGGATGAATATGTTGAAATTTATATGTCTGCTATCAAATACGTTGAAGACCTCGTGTCGCAACCAACGAAGGCTTACAAACTATCTTTCGAACAATTTCTGATTATGAAGGAGATTGCGGAAGATAGTTCAGTTAGTTTAATTGATATTGCCAAGAAACGTGGGGTAACACGGGGGGCAATTTCACGTCAAATCCGGGTGCTATTGAAGTTAGACTATATTTCGCAATCAACTGATCCAAGTGATCGCAGACGTTTAATTTTAAACCTGACACCGAGTGGTCAACAAACAGTTAGCGAATTATTACCGAAAGTCCAAGAACGTTTTTCTTCATGGATGATGGCCTTTGGTAAGGAAAATGCCAAACAGATGTTATTTTTAATGAATGAGTTCAGACAAAAAGTGATGGCAGAAGAAAATTAA
- a CDS encoding 16S rRNA (adenine(1518)-N(6)/adenine(1519)-N(6))-dimethyltransferase: protein MEDIANPERTRKILKRYGFKFKKSLGQNFLTNITILKQIVEAGEITKDDDVIEIGPGIGSLTEQIARKAHRVLSFEIDDRLIPVLKDTLNHYHNVTVLNQDILEADLPTLIAEHFDGQHNLKIVANLPYYITTPIMLHLLEAGLPIDRMVLMMQKEVAERIDAAPGSKAYGSLSIAVQLHSEVKLAFIVPKTAFVPQPNVDSAIVEFVGRQEPLVTVQNQQLFDQLVRGAFAQRRKTLWNNLQNQFGKQDEVKAGLVAALDQAGIAPSTRAEQLSIQQFAQLSDYLNEQPVFAKKRG, encoded by the coding sequence ATGGAAGACATTGCAAACCCAGAGCGTACGAGAAAAATCCTTAAACGGTACGGTTTTAAATTTAAAAAGAGTTTAGGGCAAAACTTCTTAACCAACATCACGATTTTAAAACAAATCGTCGAAGCTGGTGAGATTACCAAAGATGATGATGTTATCGAAATTGGCCCCGGGATTGGTTCTTTAACGGAACAAATCGCTAGAAAGGCGCATCGAGTCTTGAGTTTTGAAATTGATGATCGCTTAATTCCAGTTTTGAAGGATACATTAAATCATTATCATAACGTAACAGTTTTAAATCAAGATATCTTGGAAGCCGACTTACCAACCTTGATTGCGGAACATTTTGACGGACAACACAATCTTAAAATTGTGGCTAACCTACCTTATTACATCACAACACCAATCATGTTACATTTATTGGAAGCCGGCTTACCAATTGATCGCATGGTTTTGATGATGCAAAAAGAAGTCGCAGAACGAATCGATGCTGCGCCTGGTTCAAAAGCTTATGGTTCATTGAGTATTGCTGTTCAATTGCACTCTGAGGTCAAGTTGGCCTTTATCGTCCCTAAGACAGCCTTTGTACCACAACCGAATGTTGATTCAGCGATTGTTGAATTTGTGGGTCGTCAAGAACCATTGGTCACTGTCCAAAATCAACAATTATTTGATCAACTAGTTCGTGGCGCTTTTGCACAACGACGTAAAACACTCTGGAACAATTTACAAAACCAATTTGGGAAACAAGACGAAGTTAAAGCAGGTTTAGTCGCTGCTTTAGATCAAGCGGGGATTGCCCCAAGTACCCGTGCAGAACAGTTGAGTATTCAACAGTTTGCACAATTGAGTGATTACCTGAATGAACAACCAGTTTTTGCTAAAAAAAGGGGATAA
- a CDS encoding ribose-phosphate pyrophosphokinase (catalyzes the formation of 5-phospho-alpha-D-ribose 1-phosphate from D-ribose 5-phosphate and ATP), producing the protein MSEQYFDPKLKIFALNSNKPLAEKIAAEVGVPLGKSSVKRFSDGEIQINIEESIRGDEIFIIQSTSAPVNDNLMEIMIMIDALRRASAKTINVVLPYYGYARQDRKARSREPITAKLVANMLTMAGANRILALDLHAVQIQGFFDIPVDHLMGAPLLADYFLSNDLAENAVVVSPDHGGVTRARKLADFLKTPIAIIDKRRPRPNVSEVMNIIGNVNGKRAIIIDDMIDTAGTITLAAQALKDAGATEVFACCTHPVLSGPAIQRIEDSVIKQMIVTDSIDLPKEKLIDKMVQVSVGPLIGDAIKRIHENKPVSPLFENRFKR; encoded by the coding sequence ATGTCTGAACAATATTTCGACCCTAAGTTGAAAATCTTTGCTTTGAACTCTAATAAGCCCTTAGCTGAGAAAATCGCAGCTGAAGTTGGGGTTCCTTTAGGAAAATCTTCTGTTAAACGTTTTAGTGATGGTGAAATTCAGATCAATATTGAAGAAAGTATTCGTGGCGACGAAATTTTCATCATTCAATCAACATCTGCACCAGTTAATGATAACTTGATGGAAATCATGATTATGATTGATGCATTGCGTCGTGCATCTGCTAAAACAATCAACGTTGTGTTACCTTATTACGGTTACGCACGTCAAGATCGTAAGGCTCGCTCACGTGAACCGATTACTGCTAAATTAGTGGCTAATATGTTGACGATGGCAGGGGCTAATCGGATTTTAGCACTAGACTTACATGCCGTACAAATCCAAGGATTCTTCGATATTCCAGTGGATCACTTGATGGGTGCTCCTTTATTGGCTGATTATTTCTTGAGCAATGATTTGGCTGAAAATGCCGTTGTTGTTTCACCTGATCACGGTGGTGTGACACGTGCTCGTAAATTAGCTGACTTCTTGAAGACCCCCATCGCAATTATCGATAAACGTCGTCCAAGACCTAATGTTTCAGAAGTCATGAACATTATTGGTAACGTTAATGGTAAACGTGCTATCATCATCGATGATATGATTGATACTGCTGGGACAATCACATTAGCAGCTCAAGCTTTAAAAGACGCCGGTGCTACTGAAGTCTTTGCTTGCTGTACACACCCTGTTTTATCAGGTCCTGCTATCCAACGGATTGAAGATTCAGTTATCAAGCAAATGATTGTTACAGATTCAATCGACCTTCCAAAAGAAAAACTAATTGATAAGATGGTTCAAGTTTCAGTCGGCCCACTAATCGGGGATGCGATCAAACGGATCCATGAAAATAAACCAGTTAGTCCATTGTTCGAAAACAGATTTAAACGTTAA
- a CDS encoding L,D-transpeptidase, giving the protein MKKIPARLLLTLGGLLVLLLVVLGINWSTSHHQSAKPTASSTHSNITKVKQSAKKAPSKKTVDWHAPSEKKPYPNVKHYPHFWIDVSIKKHRVYLMDDEKRLYTMRASTGTSDSPTPKGTFHIQAEHGEAFFNGNSGEGAKYWRSFLDHGVYLFHSVPTDKAGNFLPDEAQKLGETSNSHGCIRLSVADAKWFYQAVPVNTKVVIH; this is encoded by the coding sequence ATGAAAAAAATCCCTGCACGTCTTTTATTAACTCTCGGTGGTCTGTTAGTCTTGTTATTAGTAGTACTTGGTATTAATTGGTCTACCTCACATCACCAATCGGCTAAACCAACTGCGAGTAGTACTCACTCAAATATAACCAAAGTAAAGCAGTCAGCAAAAAAAGCCCCCTCTAAAAAGACAGTGGATTGGCACGCGCCTTCCGAAAAGAAACCCTACCCAAACGTTAAGCATTATCCGCATTTTTGGATTGATGTTTCAATCAAAAAACACCGTGTTTACTTAATGGACGACGAAAAACGCCTCTATACGATGCGTGCTTCGACCGGTACCAGTGATTCCCCCACGCCTAAAGGCACCTTCCACATTCAAGCAGAACATGGTGAAGCCTTTTTTAATGGCAATTCTGGTGAAGGGGCTAAATACTGGCGGTCGTTCTTAGATCATGGTGTCTATCTTTTTCACAGCGTACCAACCGACAAAGCAGGTAATTTTCTACCTGATGAAGCCCAAAAATTAGGCGAAACATCTAATTCTCACGGCTGTATTCGCCTTTCAGTTGCTGATGCAAAGTGGTTTTATCAAGCAGTTCCAGTCAATACCAAAGTCGTCATTCATTAG